A single genomic interval of Lynx canadensis isolate LIC74 chromosome A2, mLynCan4.pri.v2, whole genome shotgun sequence harbors:
- the SEMA3G gene encoding semaphorin-3G isoform X2, translated as MAGSPGGPVATTARTEGGVCSQGKRSFGGVRQFCAGPTAPQPDPPAGMWHWGLPAHLCPHHGWASWGGGELYTGLTADFLGREAMIFRTGGPRPALRSDSDQNLLHDPRFVMAARIADNSDQDDDKVYFFFSETVPSPDGGPGRVTVSRVGRVCVNDAGGQRVLVNKWSTFLKARLVCSVPGPGGAETHFDQLEDVFLLWPSAGKTLEVYALFSTVSAVFQGFAVCVYHMEDIWEVFRGPFAHQDGPQHQWGPYGGKVPFPRPGVCPSKMTAQPGRPFGSTKNYPDEVLQFARAHPLMFWPVRPQQGRPVLVKTHLAQQLRQIVVDRVEAEDGTYDVIFLGTDSGSVLKVIALQGGASTESEEVVLEELQVFKVPTPITEMEISVKRQMLYVGSRLGVARLQLHHCETYGSACAECCLARDPYCAWDGASCTRYRPGTSKRRFRRQDIRHGNPALQCLGESQEDEATGPVAATTVYGTEHNSTFLECLPKSSQAAVHWFLQRPGGQGPDQVKTDERVLQTEQGLLFRRLSHLDAGIYTCKTLEHGFSQTVVRLALEVIVATQLNGLFPRDPRPEETPGWGGLASTPSKAWYKDILQLIGFANLPRVDEYCERLWCPSRSRGKQAKGKSWAGLELGKKVKSRGQTERNRTPREVEAT; from the exons ATGGCCGGATCCCCGGGAG GTCCTGTGGCCACCACAGCCAGGACAGAAGGAGGAGTGTGTTCGCAAGGGAAGAGATCCTTTG GTGGAGTGCGCCAATTTTGTGCGGGTCCTACAGCCCCACAACCGGACCCACCTGCTGGCATGTGGCACTGGGGCCTTCCAGCCCACCTGTGCCCTCATCACGGTTGGGCATCGTGGGGAG GTGGGGAGCTGTACACGGGCCTCACGGCTGACTTTCTGGGGCGCGAGGCCATGATCTTCCGGACTGGGGGTCCCCGACCAGCTTTACGTTCTGACTCTGACCAGAACCTCCTTCACG ACCCCCGGTTTGTGATGGCCGCCCGGATTGCCGACAACTCTGACCAGGATGATGACAAGGTGTACTTCTTCTTCTCGGAAACTGTGCCCTCGCCCGATGGTGGCCCAGGCCGTGTCACGGTCAGCCGCGTGGGCCGTGTCTGCGTG AATGACGCCGGTGGCCAGCGAGTGCTGGTGAACAAATGGAGCACCTTTCTCAAGGCCAGGCTGGTGTGCTCAGTGCCTGGCCCTGGTGGTGCCGAGACCCACTTTGACCAGCTGG AGGATGTGTTCCTGCTGTGGCCCAGCGCAGGGAAGACCCTTGAGGTGTACGCCCTGTTCAGCACAGTCAG TGCTGTGTTCCAGGGCTTTGCCGTCTGTGTGTACCACATGGAGGATATCTGGGAGGTCTTCAGGGGACCCTTTGCCCACCAAGATGGTCCCCAGCACCAGTGGGGACCCTATGGGGGCAAGGTGCCCTTCCCTCGCCCTGGAGTG TGCCCCAGCAAGATGACAGCGCAGCCAGGACGACCCTTTGGCAGCACCAAGAACTACCCAGATGAGGTGCTGCAGTTTGCCCGAGCCCACCCACTTATGTTCTGGCCCGTGCGGCCACAGCAGGGCCGCCCTGTCCTTGTCAAAACGCACCTGGCCCAGCAGTTGCGCCAGATCGTGGTGGACCGCGTGGAGGCAGAGGACGGGACCTACGATGTCATCTTCCTGGGGACTG acTCGGGCTCCGTGCTCAAGGTCATCGCCCTCCAGGGTGGGGCCTCCACTGAGTCCGAGGAGGTGGTTTTGGAGGAACTCCAGGTGTTTAAG GTGCCGACACCCATCACTGAGATGGAGATCTCGGTCAAAAGG CAAATGCTGTACGTGGGCTCGAGGCTGGGCGTGGCTCGGCTGCAGCTGCACCACTGTGAAACCTACGGCAGTGCCTGTGCTGAGTGCTGCCTGGCCCGGGACCCATACTGTGCCTGGGACGGTGCCTCCTGTACCCGCTACCGGCCTGGCACCAGCAAGCGCCGGTTCCGCAGGCAGGACATCCGGCATGGCAACCCTGCCCTGCAGTGCCTGGGGGAGAGCCAGGAAG aCGAGGCTACAGGCCCCGTGGCGGCCACCACAGTCTACGGCACGGAGCACAACAGCACCTTCCTGGAGTGCCTGCCCAAGTCTTCCCAGGCTGCTGTGCACTGGTTCTTGCAGAGGCCAGGGGGTCAGGGACCCGACCAG gtaAAGACAGATGAGAGAGTCCTGCAAACAGAGCAGGGGCTGCTGTTCCGCAGACTCAGCCACCTGGATGCGGGCATCTACACCTGCAAGACACTGGAGCACGGCTTCTCCCAGACTGTGGTCCGCCTGGCTCTGGAGGTGATTGTGGCCACACAGCTCAACGGCCTGTTTCCTCGGGATCCAAGGCCAGAGGAGACCCCAGGCTGGGGAGGCCTGGCCTCCACCCCCTCCAAGGCCTGGTATAAGGACATCCTGCAGCTCATCGGCTTCGCCAACCTGCCCCGGGTGGACGAGTACTGTGAGCGCCTGTGGTGCCCTTCCAGGAGCCGGGGCAAACAGGCCAAGGGCAAGAGCTGGGCAGGGCTGGAGCTGGGCAAGAAGGTGAAGAGCCGGGGGCAGACCGAGCGCAATCGGACGCCCCGGGAGGTGGAGGCCACATag
- the SEMA3G gene encoding semaphorin-3G isoform X1: protein MAPSAWAICCMLGGLLLLGGSPSPGPSVPRLRLSYRDLLSANRSAVFLGPRGSLDLRAMYLDEYRDRLFLGGRDAIYSLRLDQSWPDPREVLWPPQPGQKEECVRKGRDPLVECANFVRVLQPHNRTHLLACGTGAFQPTCALITVGHRGEHVLHLEPSSVQSGRGRCPHEPSSPFASTFVGGELYTGLTADFLGREAMIFRTGGPRPALRSDSDQNLLHDPRFVMAARIADNSDQDDDKVYFFFSETVPSPDGGPGRVTVSRVGRVCVNDAGGQRVLVNKWSTFLKARLVCSVPGPGGAETHFDQLEDVFLLWPSAGKTLEVYALFSTVSAVFQGFAVCVYHMEDIWEVFRGPFAHQDGPQHQWGPYGGKVPFPRPGVCPSKMTAQPGRPFGSTKNYPDEVLQFARAHPLMFWPVRPQQGRPVLVKTHLAQQLRQIVVDRVEAEDGTYDVIFLGTDSGSVLKVIALQGGASTESEEVVLEELQVFKVPTPITEMEISVKRQMLYVGSRLGVARLQLHHCETYGSACAECCLARDPYCAWDGASCTRYRPGTSKRRFRRQDIRHGNPALQCLGESQEDEATGPVAATTVYGTEHNSTFLECLPKSSQAAVHWFLQRPGGQGPDQVKTDERVLQTEQGLLFRRLSHLDAGIYTCKTLEHGFSQTVVRLALEVIVATQLNGLFPRDPRPEETPGWGGLASTPSKAWYKDILQLIGFANLPRVDEYCERLWCPSRSRGKQAKGKSWAGLELGKKVKSRGQTERNRTPREVEAT, encoded by the exons ATGGCCCCCTCGGCCTGGGCCATCTGCTGCATGCTGGGGGGACTCTTGCTCCTCGggggcagccccagccctggccccagcgTGCCTCGCCTGCGGCTCTCCTACCGAG ATCTCCTGTCTGCCAACCGTTCTGCTGTCTTTCTGGGTCCCCGGGGCTCCCTGGACCTTCGGGCCATGTACCTGGATGAGTACCGGGACCGCCTTTTTCTGGGGGGCCGTGATGCCATCTACTCTCTGCGGCTGGATCAGTCATGGCCGGATCCCCGGGAG GTCCTGTGGCCACCACAGCCAGGACAGAAGGAGGAGTGTGTTCGCAAGGGAAGAGATCCTTTG GTGGAGTGCGCCAATTTTGTGCGGGTCCTACAGCCCCACAACCGGACCCACCTGCTGGCATGTGGCACTGGGGCCTTCCAGCCCACCTGTGCCCTCATCACGGTTGGGCATCGTGGGGAG CACGTGCTCCACCTGGAGCCCAGCAGTGTGCAAAGTGGGCGGGGGCGGTGTCCACATGAGCCCAGCAGTCCCTTCGCCAGCACCTTTGTAG GTGGGGAGCTGTACACGGGCCTCACGGCTGACTTTCTGGGGCGCGAGGCCATGATCTTCCGGACTGGGGGTCCCCGACCAGCTTTACGTTCTGACTCTGACCAGAACCTCCTTCACG ACCCCCGGTTTGTGATGGCCGCCCGGATTGCCGACAACTCTGACCAGGATGATGACAAGGTGTACTTCTTCTTCTCGGAAACTGTGCCCTCGCCCGATGGTGGCCCAGGCCGTGTCACGGTCAGCCGCGTGGGCCGTGTCTGCGTG AATGACGCCGGTGGCCAGCGAGTGCTGGTGAACAAATGGAGCACCTTTCTCAAGGCCAGGCTGGTGTGCTCAGTGCCTGGCCCTGGTGGTGCCGAGACCCACTTTGACCAGCTGG AGGATGTGTTCCTGCTGTGGCCCAGCGCAGGGAAGACCCTTGAGGTGTACGCCCTGTTCAGCACAGTCAG TGCTGTGTTCCAGGGCTTTGCCGTCTGTGTGTACCACATGGAGGATATCTGGGAGGTCTTCAGGGGACCCTTTGCCCACCAAGATGGTCCCCAGCACCAGTGGGGACCCTATGGGGGCAAGGTGCCCTTCCCTCGCCCTGGAGTG TGCCCCAGCAAGATGACAGCGCAGCCAGGACGACCCTTTGGCAGCACCAAGAACTACCCAGATGAGGTGCTGCAGTTTGCCCGAGCCCACCCACTTATGTTCTGGCCCGTGCGGCCACAGCAGGGCCGCCCTGTCCTTGTCAAAACGCACCTGGCCCAGCAGTTGCGCCAGATCGTGGTGGACCGCGTGGAGGCAGAGGACGGGACCTACGATGTCATCTTCCTGGGGACTG acTCGGGCTCCGTGCTCAAGGTCATCGCCCTCCAGGGTGGGGCCTCCACTGAGTCCGAGGAGGTGGTTTTGGAGGAACTCCAGGTGTTTAAG GTGCCGACACCCATCACTGAGATGGAGATCTCGGTCAAAAGG CAAATGCTGTACGTGGGCTCGAGGCTGGGCGTGGCTCGGCTGCAGCTGCACCACTGTGAAACCTACGGCAGTGCCTGTGCTGAGTGCTGCCTGGCCCGGGACCCATACTGTGCCTGGGACGGTGCCTCCTGTACCCGCTACCGGCCTGGCACCAGCAAGCGCCGGTTCCGCAGGCAGGACATCCGGCATGGCAACCCTGCCCTGCAGTGCCTGGGGGAGAGCCAGGAAG aCGAGGCTACAGGCCCCGTGGCGGCCACCACAGTCTACGGCACGGAGCACAACAGCACCTTCCTGGAGTGCCTGCCCAAGTCTTCCCAGGCTGCTGTGCACTGGTTCTTGCAGAGGCCAGGGGGTCAGGGACCCGACCAG gtaAAGACAGATGAGAGAGTCCTGCAAACAGAGCAGGGGCTGCTGTTCCGCAGACTCAGCCACCTGGATGCGGGCATCTACACCTGCAAGACACTGGAGCACGGCTTCTCCCAGACTGTGGTCCGCCTGGCTCTGGAGGTGATTGTGGCCACACAGCTCAACGGCCTGTTTCCTCGGGATCCAAGGCCAGAGGAGACCCCAGGCTGGGGAGGCCTGGCCTCCACCCCCTCCAAGGCCTGGTATAAGGACATCCTGCAGCTCATCGGCTTCGCCAACCTGCCCCGGGTGGACGAGTACTGTGAGCGCCTGTGGTGCCCTTCCAGGAGCCGGGGCAAACAGGCCAAGGGCAAGAGCTGGGCAGGGCTGGAGCTGGGCAAGAAGGTGAAGAGCCGGGGGCAGACCGAGCGCAATCGGACGCCCCGGGAGGTGGAGGCCACATag
- the TNNC1 gene encoding troponin C, slow skeletal and cardiac muscles — protein MDDIYKAAVEQLTEEQKNEFKAAFDIFVLGAEDGCISTKELGKVMRMLGQNPTPEELQEMIDEVDEDGSGTVDFDEFLVMMVRCMKDDSKGKSEEELSDLFRMFDKNADGYIDLDELKVMLQATGETITEDDIEELMKDGDKNNDGRIDYDEFLEFMKGVE, from the exons ATGGATGACATCTACAAAGCTGCG GTAGAACAGCTGACAGAAGAGCAGAAAAATG AGTTCAAGGCAGCCTTTGACATCTTCGTGCTGGGCGCTGAGGATGGCTGCATCAGCACCAAGGAGCTGGGCAAGGTGATGAGGATGCTGGGACAGAACCCCACACCTGAGGAGCTGCAGGAGATGATTGACGAGGTGGATGAGGACG GCAGTGGCACCGTGGACTTTGATGAGTTCCTGGTCATGATGGTTCGGTGCATGAAGGATGACAGCAAAGGAAAGTCTGAGGAGGAGCTGTCAGACCTCTTCCGCATGTTTGACAA aaatGCTGATGGCTACATCGACCTGGATGAGCTGAAGGTGATGCTTCAAGCTACAGGTGAGACCATCACAGAAGATGACATTGAGGAGCTCATGAAGGATGGTGACAAGAACAACGATGGCCGCATTGACTATGACG aGTTCCTGGAGTTCATGAAGGGGGTGGAGTAG